The proteins below are encoded in one region of Microbacterium pygmaeum:
- a CDS encoding TetR/AcrR family transcriptional regulator: protein MTDVLGATTRRREATRQKLLDAAAQLFAEEGLDAASVEAICERAGFTRGAFYSNFETKDELFLELCGRVARARVAAVRGRVAALEGDAQFPPLTADPLAIVRQILEVTADDRLGILLMSEIRINALRNPQLGAAYLAQDAELSEGVTQIVTDVAQAAGLKFRIPPAEAARLMLTVWESEATRGVMSGAEDAELSRRTSEGLARVAQLIIEPPLA, encoded by the coding sequence ATGACCGATGTGCTGGGTGCGACCACGCGACGCCGCGAAGCCACCCGTCAGAAGCTTCTCGATGCCGCGGCGCAGCTGTTCGCCGAAGAGGGTCTGGACGCGGCATCCGTCGAAGCGATCTGCGAACGCGCCGGCTTCACGCGCGGCGCGTTCTACTCGAACTTCGAGACCAAGGACGAGCTGTTCCTCGAGCTGTGCGGGCGGGTCGCGCGCGCACGCGTCGCCGCGGTGCGTGGGCGGGTCGCCGCGCTCGAGGGTGACGCGCAGTTCCCGCCGCTGACGGCCGATCCGCTCGCGATCGTGCGGCAGATCCTCGAAGTCACGGCGGATGACCGTCTCGGGATCCTCCTGATGAGCGAGATCCGCATCAATGCGCTGCGCAATCCGCAACTCGGCGCGGCCTACCTCGCGCAGGACGCGGAGTTGAGCGAGGGTGTCACGCAGATCGTGACGGATGTCGCGCAGGCCGCGGGCCTGAAGTTCCGCATCCCACCCGCAGAAGCCGCGCGTCTCATGCTGACGGTGTGGGAGAGCGAAGCCACGCGAGGCGTGATGTCCGGCGCCGAGGATGCGGAACTGTCTCGGCGCACCAGCGAAGGTCTGGCGCGGGTCGCGCAGCTGATCATCGAGCCGCCGCTGGCCTGA
- a CDS encoding AMP-binding protein yields the protein MRLEALVGDDPRDVLRALKGALHGAGPALGLGMVSDLPADVRPGTAVVVTTSGSTGVPKSVLLSRDALTASALATADRIGEGAWLLALPASYVAGMQVLVRSIVADREPAVMSGAFTAQAFTAAALMMVSTDRGIRIPTYTSLVPAQLTKLLDAAVHDGTVLAALRSFETILIGGQALPAVTLERAVDAGVRVTRTYGSTETSGGCVYDGRPLRGVSVRIAEGEVRIAGPTLADGYLGDRDTTDIVFVRDDAGTRWYRTGDAGLIEDDVLRVRGRIDNVIVSGGLNVSLDRVERIVRGIAGLESAVVVGVTDARWGEASVVVVARGEALRRSESVQLEEARAAVAAEIGPHARPKRLILVDDLATLPSGKPDREAIRAAVNALH from the coding sequence GTGAGACTCGAAGCACTGGTCGGCGACGACCCGCGCGACGTGCTCCGTGCGCTCAAGGGCGCGCTGCACGGCGCGGGCCCGGCGCTCGGGCTCGGCATGGTCAGCGATCTGCCCGCCGACGTGCGACCTGGCACCGCGGTCGTGGTGACGACCTCGGGTTCGACCGGCGTGCCCAAGAGCGTCCTGCTCAGCCGTGACGCCCTCACCGCGAGTGCGCTGGCCACCGCCGACCGCATCGGCGAAGGCGCGTGGCTGCTCGCGCTGCCGGCGAGCTACGTCGCCGGCATGCAGGTGCTCGTGCGTTCCATCGTCGCCGATCGTGAGCCCGCGGTGATGAGCGGGGCATTCACCGCGCAGGCCTTCACCGCGGCCGCCCTGATGATGGTGTCGACGGACCGCGGCATCCGGATTCCGACCTACACCTCCCTGGTGCCCGCGCAGCTGACGAAGCTGCTGGACGCGGCCGTGCACGATGGCACCGTCCTGGCGGCGCTGCGCTCGTTCGAGACGATCCTGATCGGCGGTCAGGCGCTGCCGGCCGTAACGCTCGAGCGAGCGGTGGATGCCGGTGTCCGCGTCACCCGCACCTACGGTTCGACCGAGACCAGCGGAGGATGCGTGTACGACGGACGACCACTGCGCGGCGTCTCGGTGCGGATCGCGGAGGGAGAGGTGCGCATCGCGGGTCCGACCCTCGCCGACGGATACCTCGGCGATCGCGACACGACGGACATCGTCTTCGTCCGCGATGACGCCGGCACGCGCTGGTATCGCACCGGCGACGCCGGCTTGATCGAAGACGATGTGCTCCGAGTCCGCGGCCGTATCGACAATGTGATCGTCTCCGGCGGCCTCAATGTCTCGCTGGACCGCGTGGAGCGGATCGTGCGGGGTATCGCCGGGCTGGAGTCTGCGGTCGTCGTCGGCGTTACCGACGCGCGCTGGGGCGAGGCATCCGTCGTCGTGGTCGCCCGCGGAGAGGCACTGCGCCGCAGCGAATCCGTGCAGCTCGAGGAAGCACGGGCCGCCGTCGCGGCGGAGATCGGCCCGCACGCCCGGCCCAAACGGCTGATCCTCGTGGACGATCTGGCCACCCTGCCCAGCGGCAAGCCCGACCGCGAGGCGATCAGGGCCGCGGTCAACGCGCTGCACTGA
- a CDS encoding o-succinylbenzoate synthase has protein sequence MSTDAAASLPPLADLLDRLVVVRLPLAARFRGIDVREAALLSGPEGWTEFSPFLEYDDAEAAPWLAAAIDFGWMPQPEALRDSIPVNATVPAVRPSAVAGILARFDGCRTAKVKVAELGQVLAEDVARVRAVREAMGVEGRIRIDANGGWNVDEAEHAIHALAEFDLEYVEQPCASVEELAELRARVKYMGIPIAADESVRKASDPLAVARAGAADLLVIKAQPLGGTHRALEIVAAAGLPAVVSSALDSSVGLSMGLSLAAALPELDYDCGLGTAALLTADVISPALAPIDGRLPVGRVTPVTALLAEHAASDERLEWWRARIGRCHALLADPRERSEIEVGRRAGRVG, from the coding sequence GTGAGCACCGACGCCGCAGCATCCCTTCCTCCGCTCGCCGACCTGCTCGATCGACTCGTCGTGGTGAGGCTGCCGCTCGCGGCCCGCTTCCGCGGGATCGACGTTCGCGAAGCGGCGCTCCTGTCCGGCCCGGAGGGCTGGACGGAGTTCTCGCCGTTCCTCGAGTACGACGACGCCGAGGCAGCGCCGTGGCTGGCAGCCGCGATCGATTTCGGATGGATGCCGCAGCCCGAGGCGCTGCGGGACTCGATCCCCGTCAACGCGACGGTGCCGGCGGTCCGGCCCTCTGCCGTCGCCGGCATCCTCGCCCGATTCGACGGGTGCCGCACCGCGAAGGTCAAGGTGGCCGAGCTCGGGCAGGTCCTGGCCGAGGATGTCGCCCGCGTCCGGGCCGTACGAGAAGCCATGGGCGTCGAAGGGCGGATCCGCATCGACGCCAACGGCGGCTGGAACGTCGACGAGGCCGAGCATGCGATCCACGCGCTGGCGGAGTTCGATCTCGAATACGTCGAGCAGCCGTGCGCGAGCGTCGAGGAACTCGCCGAGCTGCGTGCGCGCGTGAAGTACATGGGGATCCCGATCGCCGCCGATGAGAGCGTGCGCAAAGCGTCCGACCCGCTCGCCGTCGCTCGTGCGGGCGCGGCCGACCTGCTCGTGATCAAAGCCCAGCCGCTCGGCGGCACGCATCGCGCACTCGAGATCGTCGCCGCGGCGGGGCTTCCCGCGGTCGTCTCCAGCGCTCTGGACAGCTCGGTCGGACTGTCGATGGGCCTTTCGCTGGCCGCGGCCCTCCCCGAACTGGACTACGACTGCGGTCTCGGGACGGCCGCACTGCTCACTGCGGACGTGATCTCACCCGCGCTGGCACCGATCGATGGCAGGTTGCCGGTCGGACGCGTCACCCCGGTCACGGCGCTCCTCGCTGAGCACGCGGCATCCGATGAACGCCTGGAATGGTGGCGAGCCCGCATCGGACGCTGCCACGCCCTCCTCGCCGATCCGCGCGAGCGCTCAGAGATCGAAGTCGGCCGACGAGCCGGACGCGTCGGGTGA
- a CDS encoding MMPL family transporter — translation MSTLLYALGRWSYRHPWRVLMAWLLLLGIAGGGALTLGQGTDNTFSIPGTESQAGIEQLNRTFPQASGTSAQMIIVSADGAAIDQDPYLSDIQDTIAQFEDLDGILAVTDPFDEMVRGQVSDDGDAAIVRMQFDGQATDVPPGTKTALQEVATDLRDELPAGSQVSLGGDLFALSVPGVTLTEAVGLIIALLVLIVTFRSFVVAGLPLLTAILGVGLSISLIFLSTAFASISSTTPLLALMLGLAVGIDYALFIAARHQDQVRGGMDVEESAARATGTAGSAVVFAGVTVLIALVGLSFAGIPFLTTMGIAAAVAVAIAVLVAVTLTPAMLGFVKGRVAGRPKRVRPAKKDRSPRPGFASRWVGLVARHPVITTVTVVLTLGIMAIPAASLALALPNAGMLPEENEARQSYDLVAEEFGPGYNGPIILTGTIVTSTDPVGLMNDLADDVETLPGVEMVALASPNQTADTGIVQLIPTTAPDDPATADLVRELRDQHDRWLDEFGIDIQVTGFTAVAIDISDQLGAALLPFGIFVVGLSLILLTIVFRSIAVPIKAALGYLLSVAAAFGVVAAVFEWGWLADALHVTRTGPIISFMPIVLMGVLFGLAMDYEVFLVSRMREDYVHARKAGASKAEARATAIGAVRSGFTSSARVVTAAALIMFAVFAAFVPEGDASLKPIALGLAAGIVIDAFLVRMTLTPAVMALLGDRAWWLPKWLQRVLPHFDIEGEAVEREIALTDWPEPETTAAVVTEGVRVSAGDLRLVDEVALRVEPGSALVLTARDARGPRALLLALAGRAPLEGRARVAGHLLPGRQAWVRSHVGVALLDGSADPVRDLRRAAAGRPRILVVDGLDAVVGATRDQAAAVLRDAASATPALAVLTAATQTEAARDLLSDAGFPGTAVLDVSVRGALAPAGSDPSSHTPRTTEVSA, via the coding sequence GTGTCCACCCTTCTCTACGCGCTCGGTCGCTGGTCGTATCGGCACCCCTGGCGCGTCCTTATGGCCTGGCTTCTGCTCCTGGGCATCGCCGGCGGCGGCGCGCTGACCCTCGGGCAGGGTACGGACAACACGTTCTCGATCCCCGGCACCGAGTCGCAGGCCGGCATCGAGCAGCTGAACCGCACGTTCCCGCAGGCCAGCGGGACCAGCGCGCAGATGATCATCGTCTCCGCCGACGGCGCCGCGATCGACCAGGACCCGTACCTGTCGGACATCCAGGACACGATCGCGCAGTTCGAAGACCTCGACGGGATCCTGGCGGTCACGGATCCGTTCGATGAGATGGTCCGCGGGCAGGTCTCCGACGACGGCGATGCCGCGATCGTGCGGATGCAGTTCGACGGACAGGCCACGGACGTCCCGCCGGGCACCAAGACCGCCCTGCAGGAAGTCGCCACCGACCTCCGTGACGAACTGCCCGCCGGCTCGCAGGTGTCGCTGGGCGGTGACCTGTTCGCCCTGTCCGTTCCGGGCGTCACCCTCACCGAAGCCGTCGGGCTCATCATCGCCCTCCTCGTGCTCATCGTGACCTTCCGGTCGTTCGTCGTTGCGGGGCTCCCGCTCTTGACCGCCATCCTCGGGGTGGGGCTGTCGATCTCGCTGATCTTCCTGTCCACAGCATTCGCGAGCATCTCCTCCACGACCCCCCTGCTCGCCCTGATGCTCGGATTGGCGGTCGGCATCGACTACGCGCTGTTCATCGCCGCGCGACATCAGGATCAGGTACGCGGCGGAATGGACGTCGAGGAATCCGCGGCGCGCGCCACCGGCACCGCCGGCTCCGCGGTCGTGTTCGCAGGCGTCACCGTCCTCATCGCCCTGGTCGGCCTGTCCTTCGCGGGCATCCCGTTCCTGACCACGATGGGTATCGCCGCCGCCGTGGCGGTCGCCATCGCTGTGCTCGTTGCCGTGACGCTGACCCCGGCCATGCTCGGATTCGTGAAAGGCCGCGTCGCCGGTCGGCCCAAGCGCGTCCGGCCCGCGAAGAAGGATCGATCCCCTCGCCCCGGATTTGCTTCGCGGTGGGTGGGCCTGGTCGCGCGGCATCCGGTCATCACCACCGTGACGGTGGTGCTCACGCTCGGGATCATGGCCATCCCTGCCGCCAGCCTCGCCCTGGCACTCCCGAATGCCGGGATGCTGCCCGAGGAGAACGAGGCGCGCCAGAGCTACGACCTGGTCGCCGAGGAGTTCGGCCCCGGCTACAACGGCCCGATCATCCTGACCGGCACCATCGTCACCTCGACCGACCCGGTCGGCCTGATGAACGACCTGGCCGACGATGTGGAGACGCTCCCCGGCGTCGAGATGGTCGCGCTGGCATCGCCGAACCAGACCGCCGACACCGGCATCGTGCAGCTCATCCCCACCACGGCGCCCGATGACCCCGCCACGGCGGATCTCGTCCGCGAGCTGCGCGACCAGCACGACCGGTGGCTCGACGAGTTCGGCATCGACATCCAGGTGACCGGCTTCACGGCGGTCGCGATCGACATCTCCGATCAGCTCGGGGCGGCGCTGCTGCCCTTCGGGATCTTCGTGGTCGGGCTCTCGCTGATCCTGCTGACCATCGTCTTCCGATCGATCGCCGTGCCGATCAAGGCGGCGCTGGGCTACCTGCTCTCCGTCGCCGCCGCGTTCGGCGTCGTTGCCGCCGTCTTCGAATGGGGATGGCTGGCCGACGCGCTCCATGTCACACGCACCGGACCCATCATCAGCTTCATGCCGATCGTGCTGATGGGCGTGCTGTTCGGCCTGGCGATGGACTACGAGGTCTTCCTGGTCTCCCGCATGCGGGAAGACTACGTCCACGCGAGGAAGGCCGGCGCATCCAAGGCGGAGGCGCGGGCAACCGCCATCGGCGCCGTACGGTCGGGATTCACCTCGTCGGCACGCGTCGTCACGGCCGCCGCGCTGATCATGTTCGCGGTGTTCGCGGCGTTCGTTCCCGAAGGGGATGCCTCGCTCAAGCCGATCGCACTGGGACTTGCCGCCGGCATCGTCATCGATGCCTTCCTCGTGCGGATGACGCTCACGCCTGCCGTGATGGCGCTGCTCGGCGACAGGGCGTGGTGGCTGCCGAAATGGCTGCAGCGCGTGCTCCCCCACTTCGACATCGAGGGTGAGGCGGTCGAGCGCGAGATCGCCCTGACCGACTGGCCGGAGCCGGAGACGACCGCAGCCGTCGTCACCGAGGGCGTGCGCGTGAGCGCCGGCGATCTTCGACTGGTCGACGAGGTGGCTCTGCGCGTCGAGCCCGGTAGCGCACTCGTCCTCACGGCGCGGGATGCCCGCGGACCCCGCGCGCTCCTGCTCGCCCTCGCCGGCAGGGCGCCGCTCGAGGGGCGCGCGCGGGTCGCGGGGCACCTGCTCCCCGGTCGGCAGGCATGGGTGCGCTCGCACGTCGGGGTGGCCCTGCTGGACGGCTCGGCGGATCCGGTCCGCGACCTGCGCCGCGCTGCGGCCGGCAGACCGCGCATCCTCGTCGTCGACGGTCTCGACGCCGTCGTCGGCGCCACGCGCGATCAGGCCGCGGCGGTGCTGCGGGACGCGGCATCCGCCACTCCTGCCCTCGCCGTGCTCACCGCCGCGACGCAGACCGAGGCCGCTCGCGACCTGCTGTCCGACGCCGGGTTCCCCGGCACCGCGGTACTCGATGTCAGCGTGCGCGGCGCGCTTGCACCCGCCGGATCCGATCCTTCCTCCCACACACCCCGCACCACCGAGGTATCCGCATGA
- a CDS encoding permease prefix domain 1-containing protein gives MTTATLTERYIHAATRSVPEKSRADLRAELEASIDDAIDARMASGDGRADAERAVLTEMGDPDRLAADYSDRPAFLIGPRYYFEWLRLVKLLFVIVLPLAVAGVALGQLIAGSTSGGIVVGGVIGSTVVAAMTIALHLAFWPTLIFAILERSDRSASPASRASAPWTQWSLDRLPEIRPKGIGTADLVASLVYVALMIGALLWDQFVGFVFIDGDGVPILDPALWSFWLPVLLVALLGEAVFAVLLFRSGRWTAGLAIANAVLALVFAVPIVWLVAQDALLNPAFFAAVAGEDAAEVGSIVGIVVACTAAAIAVWDIVDGIIKAVRARRG, from the coding sequence ATGACCACCGCAACCCTCACCGAGCGTTACATCCACGCCGCTACCCGCAGCGTGCCGGAGAAGAGCCGCGCCGACCTGCGCGCCGAGCTCGAGGCATCCATCGACGATGCCATCGACGCACGCATGGCATCCGGCGACGGCAGGGCGGATGCCGAGCGGGCCGTCCTCACCGAGATGGGCGATCCCGACCGGCTGGCCGCCGACTACTCGGATCGGCCGGCCTTCCTGATCGGTCCGCGCTACTACTTCGAGTGGCTTCGGCTCGTGAAGCTGCTGTTCGTGATCGTCCTGCCCCTCGCGGTCGCAGGCGTCGCACTCGGACAGCTGATCGCCGGCTCGACGAGCGGCGGCATCGTGGTCGGCGGGGTCATCGGATCGACGGTGGTGGCGGCGATGACGATCGCCCTGCACCTGGCGTTCTGGCCCACCCTGATCTTCGCGATCCTCGAGCGCAGCGATCGCTCCGCGTCGCCGGCATCTCGGGCGAGCGCCCCTTGGACGCAGTGGTCGCTCGATCGCCTGCCGGAGATCCGTCCGAAGGGCATCGGCACCGCCGACCTGGTCGCCTCGCTCGTGTACGTCGCCCTCATGATCGGCGCACTGCTGTGGGATCAGTTCGTCGGATTCGTCTTCATCGACGGCGACGGGGTGCCGATCCTCGATCCCGCGCTGTGGTCGTTCTGGCTGCCCGTGCTGCTCGTCGCGCTCCTCGGCGAGGCGGTGTTCGCGGTATTGCTGTTCCGCAGCGGTCGTTGGACCGCCGGCCTGGCGATCGCCAACGCCGTCCTTGCCCTCGTGTTCGCGGTGCCGATCGTCTGGCTCGTCGCGCAGGACGCGCTGCTGAACCCGGCGTTCTTCGCCGCTGTCGCCGGTGAGGACGCCGCTGAGGTCGGCTCGATCGTGGGGATCGTGGTCGCCTGCACCGCCGCCGCGATCGCGGTGTGGGACATCGTCGACGGCATCATCAAGGCGGTGCGCGCTCGCCGCGGGTGA
- a CDS encoding 1,4-dihydroxy-2-naphthoyl-CoA synthase, which translates to MSVSELFDEDEWMPAPGAPADEYTDITAHVSTDGRIARIAFHRPEVRNAFRPHTVDELYRALDIARQDPRIGVVLLTGNGPSAKDGGWAFCSGGDQRIRGRDGYRYAGDDAAIADPGRSGRLHILEVQRLIRTMPKVVIAVIPGWAAGGGHSLHVVCDLSIASAEHGRFKQTDADVGSFDAGYGSAYFARQIGQKFAREVFFLAEEYSAQRAYEMGAVNRVVPHAELEREAIATARTILTKSPTAIRMLKFAFNAVDDGLMGQQVFAGEATRLAYGTDEAVEGRDAFLQKREPDWSPYPWQY; encoded by the coding sequence GTGAGCGTTTCCGAACTTTTCGACGAGGACGAGTGGATGCCGGCGCCCGGCGCTCCCGCGGACGAATACACCGACATCACCGCGCACGTGTCGACGGACGGGCGCATCGCGCGGATCGCGTTCCATCGGCCGGAGGTGCGCAACGCTTTCCGGCCGCACACGGTCGATGAGCTGTATCGAGCCTTGGACATCGCCCGGCAGGACCCGCGGATCGGCGTGGTGCTGCTGACCGGCAACGGTCCGAGCGCCAAGGACGGCGGATGGGCGTTCTGCTCGGGCGGCGATCAGCGGATCAGGGGTCGCGATGGCTACAGGTACGCCGGCGACGACGCCGCGATCGCCGATCCGGGGCGGTCGGGCCGCCTGCACATCCTCGAAGTCCAGCGTCTGATCCGCACGATGCCGAAGGTCGTGATCGCCGTGATCCCAGGCTGGGCGGCGGGCGGCGGGCATTCGCTTCATGTGGTCTGCGACTTGAGCATCGCCTCGGCCGAACACGGGCGGTTCAAGCAGACGGACGCCGATGTCGGGTCGTTCGACGCCGGTTACGGCTCGGCCTACTTCGCCCGCCAGATCGGGCAGAAGTTCGCCCGCGAAGTGTTCTTCCTCGCCGAGGAGTACTCGGCCCAGCGCGCGTACGAGATGGGGGCGGTCAACCGCGTCGTGCCGCACGCCGAACTCGAGCGCGAGGCGATCGCGACGGCGCGGACGATCCTCACGAAATCGCCGACGGCGATCCGGATGCTGAAATTCGCGTTCAACGCCGTCGACGACGGTCTCATGGGGCAGCAGGTCTTCGCAGGTGAGGCGACGCGCCTGGCATACGGCACCGACGAAGCGGTCGAGGGTCGGGACGCGTTCCTTCAGAAGCGGGAGCCCGACTGGTCGCCGTATCCGTGGCAGTACTGA
- a CDS encoding PadR family transcriptional regulator has product MSETEALETHLQELRRGTVVLACLRMLAEPGYGYGLLEELQARGFDTDANTLYPLLRRLEKQGHLTSEWNTDEARPRKFYRTSAAGLRLAGALTTEFRALANAIDALPKD; this is encoded by the coding sequence ATGAGCGAGACCGAAGCACTCGAGACCCACCTGCAGGAGTTGCGGCGCGGCACCGTCGTGCTCGCCTGTCTGCGGATGCTCGCCGAGCCGGGATACGGCTACGGACTCCTCGAAGAGCTCCAGGCGCGCGGGTTCGACACCGACGCCAACACGCTGTACCCCCTGCTCCGGCGTCTCGAGAAGCAGGGACACCTCACGAGCGAGTGGAACACCGACGAGGCCAGACCCCGCAAGTTCTACCGCACCAGCGCCGCCGGACTGCGCCTGGCCGGTGCCCTCACCACCGAATTCCGAGCGCTCGCGAACGCGATCGACGCACTCCCGAAAGACTGA
- a CDS encoding LLM class F420-dependent oxidoreductase, producing MLTDTPVRLGVQLKPQHVAYTDIRDAVLRLEEMGVDILFNWDHFFPLSGDPDGLHLESWTMLAAWAEQTERVEFGALVNCNSYRNPDLQADMARTIDHISAKGGEGRFIFGTGSGWFERDYDEYGYDFGTAGSRLNDLAGGLDRVTARWDVLNPPPTRRIPILIGGKGEQKTLRIVARHANIWHSFVGADELPHKLSVIDDWAQKEGRDTSDLIVSNELERRDQPDADALHAAGTRLFTLGFGGPDWDYDLVRSWLRWRDEKNG from the coding sequence ATGCTCACCGACACCCCCGTACGGCTCGGCGTCCAGCTCAAGCCGCAGCACGTCGCCTACACCGACATCCGCGACGCGGTGCTGCGCCTGGAAGAGATGGGCGTGGACATCCTCTTCAACTGGGATCACTTCTTCCCGCTGTCGGGTGACCCCGACGGCCTGCACCTCGAGTCGTGGACGATGCTCGCGGCGTGGGCCGAGCAGACCGAGCGCGTCGAGTTCGGCGCTCTCGTGAACTGCAACAGCTACCGCAACCCCGACCTGCAGGCCGACATGGCCCGCACGATCGATCACATCTCGGCCAAGGGCGGCGAGGGCCGGTTCATCTTCGGCACCGGATCCGGCTGGTTCGAACGCGACTACGACGAGTACGGGTACGACTTCGGCACCGCGGGATCGCGCCTGAATGACCTTGCCGGAGGCCTGGATCGCGTCACCGCTCGCTGGGACGTGCTGAACCCCCCGCCGACCCGCCGCATCCCGATCCTCATCGGGGGCAAGGGCGAGCAGAAGACGCTGCGCATCGTCGCCCGTCACGCGAACATCTGGCACAGCTTCGTCGGCGCCGACGAGCTGCCGCACAAGCTGTCGGTGATCGACGACTGGGCGCAGAAAGAGGGCCGCGACACCTCGGACCTGATCGTCTCGAACGAACTCGAGCGCCGCGATCAGCCGGACGCGGACGCCCTCCACGCCGCCGGGACCCGACTGTTCACCCTCGGCTTCGGTGGCCCGGACTGGGACTACGACCTCGTCCGGTCCTGGCTGCGGTGGCGCGACGAGAAGAACGGCTGA